In one window of Hevea brasiliensis isolate MT/VB/25A 57/8 chromosome 10, ASM3005281v1, whole genome shotgun sequence DNA:
- the LOC131183783 gene encoding putative UDP-rhamnose:rhamnosyltransferase 1, with protein sequence MMSEPGKKLHVALFPWLAFGHIIPFLDLAKHIAQRGHKISFISTPRNIRRLPNIPSNLAPLINLVSLPLPTVEHLPHSAEATIDIPSQKIPYLKIAYDGLQGPLLQFLKTSTPDWIIYDFAPYWLPSIAANLRISRAFFAILAAWSISFFGSSSSAMINGEDPRTQPEDFTVLPNWIPFPSKVAYQLHEAKRAYPVAVNYSGVSDVFRLGSVIAGCDVIAVRSCNELEADFLRLLGELHRKPALPIGLLPPADFDARCNEDETWLTIREWLDKQNKGSVVYIAFGSEVELSQPEINELALGLELSGLPFFWVLRKRDNSVELPDGFKERVEGRGMVWTSWVPQLRILGHESVGGFVTHCGYGSVIEALYYGLALIMLPITIVDQGLIARVFGEKKVGVEVTRDEEDGSFARESVAESLRMVMVEKEGKVYRENAREMSKLFADKDLHDRYIDHFVEFLQNH encoded by the coding sequence ATGATGAGTGAACCTGGTAAAAAGCTTCATGTTGCTTTGTTTCCATGGTTGGCATTTGGTCATATAATCCCATTCCTTGATCTTGCCAAGCACATAGCCCAAAGGGGTCATAAAATCTCCTTCATATCCACTCCTAGAAACATCCGACGGTTGCCCAATATCCCTTCAAATTTAGCACCGCTTATCAATTTAGTGAGCCTCCCTTTACCCACAGTTGAACATCTCCCACACAGTGCAGAGGCCACCATTGATATACCTTCCCAGAAAATTCCATACCTCAAGATTGCTTACGACGGCCTCCAAGGTCCTCTTCTCCAGTTTTTAAAAACTTCTACTCCGGATTGGATCATTTACGACTTTGCTCCTTACTGGTTACCTTCCATTGCGGCCAATCTTAGGATCTCGCGTGCCTTCTTCGCTATTTTAGCTGCATGGAGTATATCCTTCTTTGGATCATCATCTTCTGCCATGATTAATGGTGAGGATCCGCGCACTCAACCAGAAGATTTCACTGTACTTCCTAATTGGATTCCTTTTCCTTCGAAGGTCGCATATCAGCTCCACGAGGCAAAGCGAGCTTATCCTGTCGCGGTAAACTATTCAGGTGTCTCCGATGTGTTTCGTTTAGGATCAGTCATTGCAGGTTGTGATGTAATAGCTGTGCGGAGCTGCAATGAATTAGAGGCGGACTTTTTGAGGCTTCTTGGAGAGCTTCACCGCAAGCCTGCGCTTCCAATAGGTTTACTACCACCTGCAGATTTTGATGCCAGATGTAACGAAGATGAAACGTGGCTCACAATCAGAGAGTGGCTAGACAAGCAAAACAAAGGTTCTGTGGTTTACATAGCATTTGGAAGCGAGGTGGAACTGAGTCAACCTGAAATAAACGAGTTGGCACTCGGATTAGAGTTATCAGGGTTGCCATTCTTTTGGGTTCTAAGGAAACGGGATAACTCGGTTGAGTTACCCGATGGATTCAAAGAACGAGTCGAGGGACGTGGCATGGTGTGGACGAGTTGGGTACCTCAACTCAGAATCTTGGGTCATGAATCAGTAGGAGGATTTGTGACTCACTGTGGTTATGGTTCAGTTATAGAGGCACTTTACTATGGACTTGCTTTGATTATGTTGCCAATCACTATAGTAGACCAAGGGCTAATTGCAAGAGTTTTTGGAGAGAAGAAGGTGGGTGTAGAGGTAACAAGAGACGAGGAAGATGGGTCTTTTGCGAGGGAATCGGTGGCTGAGTCGCTGAGGATGGTGATGGTTGAAAAGGAAGGAAAAGTGTACCGAGAAAATGCAAGGGAGATGAGCAAGTTATTTGCAGATAAAGATCTTCATGATCGATATATAGATCATTTTGTTGAGTTTCTGCAAAATCATTGA
- the LOC131169533 gene encoding peptidyl-prolyl cis-trans isomerase FKBP20-2, chloroplastic-like: MCIQTYLYPQMVDGSQDAISSHEYEEHEALQDACSNIHFSPILSRGYYFPFNKGNLVEQPDGYTKHPKSGIFYHDIIVGRGHPVRSSNLKVTIHYDFYDQLHKLIQSNAVDRSPEEVHLCWHRFGEGFEEGIRGMRPGGMRRIIVTLEHRSSIVGRTYEVYDVVLLKVEKSCSCPLSSS, from the exons ATGTGTATACAAACTTACTTATACCCGCAGATGGTCGACGG GTCACAGGATGCAATTTCATCTCATGAATATGAAGAACACGAGGCGTTACAGGATGCTTGTTCAAATATTCACTTCTCGCCAATTCTATCTCGTGGATATTACTTCCCATTTAATAAAG GGAATCTGGTAGAACAACCTGATGGCTACACAAAGCATCCAAAATCAGGGATTTTCTACCACGATATTATTGTTGGTAGAGGTCATCCTGTACGCTCTAGTAATCTGAAG GTGACAATCCACTACGATTTCTATGATCAATTACATAAGCTCATTCAGAGCAACGCTGTAGATCGTTCTCCTGAAGAAGTCCATCTGTGCTGGCATCGATTTGGAGAAG GATTCGAGGAAGGAATCCGAGGTATGCGACCTGGGGGGATGAGAAGAATTATTGTCACTCTAGAACATCGTTCATCAATA GTTGGAAGAACATATGAAGTTTATGATGTGGTGTTGCTTAAAGTTGAGAAATCGTGCAGCTGTCCACTCTCAAGCTCTTGA
- the LOC110652254 gene encoding peptidyl-prolyl cis-trans isomerase FKBP20-2, chloroplastic — translation MVDGTRGVTGCLFKYSLLIILSRGYYFPFNKGNLVEQPDGYTKHPKSGIIYHDIIVGRGHPVRSSNLKVTIHYDFYDQLHKLIQSNAVDRSPEEVHLCWHRFGEGFEEGIRGMRPGGMRRIIVTLEHRSSIVGRTYEVYDVVLLKVEKSCSCPLSSS, via the exons ATGGTCGACGG AACACGAGGCGTTACAGGATGCTTGTTCAAATATTCACTTCTCATAATTCTATCTCGTGGATATTACTTCCCATTTAATAAAG GGAATCTGGTAGAACAACCTGATGGCTACACAAAGCATCCAAAGTCAGGGATTATCTACCACGATATTATTGTTGGTAGAGGTCATCCTGTACGCTCTAGTAATCTGAAG GTGACAATCCACTACGATTTCTATGATCAATTACATAAGCTCATTCAGAGCAACGCTGTAGATCGTTCTCCTGAAGAAGTCCATCTGTGCTGGCATCGATTTGGAGaag GATTCGAGGAAGGAATCCGAGGTATGCGACCTGGGGGGATGAGAAGAATTATTGTCACTCTAGAACATCGTTCATCAATA GTTGGAAGAACATATGAAGTTTATGATGTGGTGTTGCTTAAAGTTGAGAAATCGTGCAGCTGTCCACTCTCAAGCTCTTGA